TCATCATAGGTACCACCTTGGACAATACCAAATAAAGCTTGTTTATTAGTATTTTTGTGTGCTTCCTTACCTCTTTTTGCCCATCTTACGGTCATTTCCATAGATTTTTTAACGTAATCATAATCCGCCGGATATGGTGTACATTCATCAAATGACATTATAATGTCAGCACCAAGAGCATTTTCTATTTCGATGACTTTTTCCGGTGTCAAAAAGTGTTTAGATCCATCTAGATGCGAATGAAATTCTACACCCTCTTCTGTTATTTTTCTTAATGGTCCTAAACTAAAAACTTGGAATCCACCACTATCTGTTAGTATTGCTCTATCCCAATTCATGAATTTGTGCAAACCACCTGCTTTTTTAATCAATTCATGACCAGGCCTTAAATATAAGTGATATGTGTTACTCAGTATTATTTTTGCACCTATATTCTTAAGCTCTTCAGGCGTCATAGACTTGACGGTTGCTTGTGTACCAACAGGCATAAACACCGGTGTTTCTATATCACCATGTGGTGTATGTAAAACACCAAGCCTTGCCTTTGTTCTTGAATCTCTTTTTATTAAGTCGTATTTTATTGCTGTCATTATATCCTCCTATTTCTATATGATTAGCATTGCATCACCAAAACTATAAAATCTGTATTTATTTTCTATAGCTACTTTATATGCATTCATAACATTATCTCTACCAGCAAAAGCAGATATCATCATTATCAATGTGGATTCAGGCAAGTGAAAATTTGTTATAAGGCCATCTATCGCCTTATATTTATATCCTGGATATATAAATATATCTGTCCATCCGCTGCCTGGTTTAATTACTCCATTCTCATCAGCAACAGATTCTAATGTTCTTGTTGATGTTGTTCCAACAGAAATTATACGTCCCCCATTCTTTTTAACATTATTTATAGTTTCTGCAGCATCCTCTTTTACAACATAAAATTCAGAATGCATCTTATGCTCTTCAATTATTTCTTCCTTAACAGGTCGAAATGTACCAAGACCAACATGAAGGGTTACAAATACTATTTTAACGCCTTTTTCTTTTATTTTTTCAAGAAGCTCATTTGTAAAATGAAGCCCCGCCGTTGGTGCTGCCGCAGATCCTTCATGCTTCGCATAAACTGTCTGATACATATTCTTGTCCTTTAATTTTTTCTTTATATATGGTGGTACAGGCATTTCACCAAGTTTATCAAGCACTTCTTCGAAAATGCCTTCGTAGCTGAATCTTACAATTCTACCACCAACTTCTGTAGTAGAAAGTACTTCTGCTTTTAACTCACCATTTCCAAACAAAAAAGTTGACCCAATTTTTGCACGCCTACCGGGCTTTACAAGTATTTCCCATTCATTATTTTTTAATCTTCTAAGAAGTACAAACTCAATCTTTCCGCCTGTATCTTCTCTGACACCAATAAGTCTCGCTGGTATTACCTTTGTATCATTTAATACTAAGCAATCATTATGATTTAAATAATTTATTATATTTTTAAAAATATCATGCTTTATTTCACCCGTCCTTCTATTTAGTATCATAATTCTCGATTCATCTCTATTTAAAAGAGGTTCTTGTGCTATCAGTTCCTCAGGTAAATCGTAATAAAATTCATGTAAATTCATTTAAATGCCTCCATTATTTACGTCAATGTATTTTGATTTATACCAATTTATAAAGATTTATTATTGATTGTATCATACACATCAATACCTTTATAGTAGTATTTTAATATATCTATATAATTATACCCATGATCTGCCATACCACGTGCGCCATACTGGCTTAAGCCAACACCATGACCATACCCACTTCCATTTATCG
This portion of the Thermoanaerobacterium sp. RBIITD genome encodes:
- the queA gene encoding tRNA preQ1(34) S-adenosylmethionine ribosyltransferase-isomerase QueA, which gives rise to MNLHEFYYDLPEELIAQEPLLNRDESRIMILNRRTGEIKHDIFKNIINYLNHNDCLVLNDTKVIPARLIGVREDTGGKIEFVLLRRLKNNEWEILVKPGRRAKIGSTFLFGNGELKAEVLSTTEVGGRIVRFSYEGIFEEVLDKLGEMPVPPYIKKKLKDKNMYQTVYAKHEGSAAAPTAGLHFTNELLEKIKEKGVKIVFVTLHVGLGTFRPVKEEIIEEHKMHSEFYVVKEDAAETINNVKKNGGRIISVGTTSTRTLESVADENGVIKPGSGWTDIFIYPGYKYKAIDGLITNFHLPESTLIMMISAFAGRDNVMNAYKVAIENKYRFYSFGDAMLII
- the tgt gene encoding tRNA guanosine(34) transglycosylase Tgt, whose product is MTAIKYDLIKRDSRTKARLGVLHTPHGDIETPVFMPVGTQATVKSMTPEELKNIGAKIILSNTYHLYLRPGHELIKKAGGLHKFMNWDRAILTDSGGFQVFSLGPLRKITEEGVEFHSHLDGSKHFLTPEKVIEIENALGADIIMSFDECTPYPADYDYVKKSMEMTVRWAKRGKEAHKNTNKQALFGIVQGGTYDDLRKECTNMLVDMDFPGYSIGGLSVGEEKELMYHVVDYTTEFLPQDKPRYLMGVGSPDDLIECVIRGIDMFDCVLPTRIARNGTVLTSKGRLIIRDAPHAEEFMPLDDECDCYACRNFSRAYIRHLFKANEILAARLATIHNLRFLVKLMEDIRDAIMQDKLLEFKSQFYQKYGYEEE